The following DNA comes from Hylaeus volcanicus isolate JK05 unplaced genomic scaffold, UHH_iyHylVolc1.0_haploid 12197, whole genome shotgun sequence.
CGTGTCAAGAGTCACTTCGACATATGGATACACATTCTTCCTAATTATTTGATATGAGAAGAAAAAtagtggaatttttttttaaaaactaagTCGACATTACAAATTTTCGGCGGTAAGAACtttgtcaatattttgaatatgaaCGAACAAATTGATGCACTGTAAATCAACATTTTCCGTTTCACCACTTTGCCTATATTGCGGTAATGACTTTATTGATATCTAAAAGAATTCATTGTTAATTTAAGCAATACTCATTAAATCAGAAACCTTTCCTTCTATAAAAGCATCATTATAGGATGAGTAGTAGTTATCTTGAATATCAGTGTCGAAATTATCAAGAAACCATGGTGGTAATCGCAGGGGAGCCTCAACATAGATTTGATCAATAATCCCTgtattaaatcaaattatgtacaataagttttaaaattaactttacctcttaaatatatttcgctTAGTCCTACAACACGAAAAGAATTCGTTTGTAAATCATTGATTTCAACATAGAGCGTAGAAGTGGAAAGATCATATATTGTTCCTTTTTCATAAACATTAAAGATTCTTATTGTGTAGCGAAATAAGTTTACCGTGAAAGGTTGATGATCCAACTGTACTCCAATAAGGAAGAATTGTGTTGCGTAAATTTTGTGAAACAAGTCGTACTTTAGGATAACCaaatgatttttgtttgaGTTTGAACATAATCCGGGGTATGCATTGAAGTAGTTGCGCGTCAGTTGTACTACTGATTTCTGTAACATTTTGATTTTCTGAAAGTATAATCGGTGCAGGTTTTTTAGCTAGAGGTTGATTATTCAACGTTGTGTTAGTCGGGGTCAGGCTGATATGAAACACACGATTATTGAAAAAAggtatgaaaacaaaaaaaagccCATTTTACACATtagttcaattttaaaattttgcatTGACGCTTACTTTAATccttcatcatttttttttacgtcaTTTTTCCTCCAGTCGCTGGTGTTGTTTTTGGTGGTGGTGttacgtttttgttttttttgtaactttaattCATGCTGATGctgttttaacaaaaattgtaactcTCTACTAGTTTGAAAACCGTAAATTCTCCAATCAAAGAATTCTAGTTTAAAGTGgtaaatttcctaaaaaaatgtcaaaatggATAAGAACAcctaatttcttttttttacctgaaaataaaaattgtacgtaaGTATTCTACAAAGTTTGTGTTCTCCTTTTACaggtaaattaaattgaatttcttgcTGAATAGAACCATTGCAAACATCTACAAGTTTTTTTGATGATGTTGCCACTAATGTATTTAATGAGCGTGGCATATACTGCCAGAGCTGACAATCACAAGTAGTAGGATTTTAcattaagaatatattatcTATTACTTTTATATGAACGTCATCGGAATTGATGTCTTTATAAGACCCTTTGTACTCAAAACTGttacgaaaatttatatttttagatccCAAAATAGCGTCTTCGTCATATATAAGGTTGGTTCGTGCAATGTGTTTTATGTTACCAAGAGTATATAAggatttaacattttcatcttttaCACGAACAATGCGTTGATTACCGATTTCCCACTCCAGAAAAAATTTAGATAACTTATAATCGGTTgatatcgtttttaattttaatacactaataatacatttccattttctattaattcaaaaaataaaatgagaggcttttttcatattcaatatttctaacCGCTTGGTATTGAAATACATATCCTCTTTCGATGTTAGGTTGGCTGTATCagtagattttaaaaactccTAGGAACATATGCAAGTTAGTTTTCAAGTCGTTTCAACATCAAAGGGTCACCTCTTTATATTGTTGTAGTGTATATTCTGGATATTCAACAACGTTTTTCAAATCAGGTACCACTAGTTTAATATCATCCACTGTTTTGTTTAATTGGtcagaattttcatttgtcgtCAAAGGAACATTTTCAACTTCTACCTATTTAGGGTTTATGcgaaaatataatactgtaatttcaaacatttgaCTTTTGTTAAACGTTCACCTTTGGTTTAGGTTGCGATGCACTTGATTTaaggttttctttttgttgtcCTTTAAATGGAGAAGaaattctcgaaaaatattgtaatttggATAATGTTTCGAACATCTGTTGTAATAAAATCTTGTATGACTAAAATGTCAttagatttgaaaatttggCTTCACATTGTTGTGCATAAAACAACTGATTATTAGTTTtgtgtattataattattacttgtgaaaaagaaaaaaaaatgtttgtctcACTTTTTAAAGtgttgttatatttaattttaatttctttttaaattaagacaAACTCAGAAAAGcaattttcttccaaaaaaAGTAGTACAAAATcatacattataaaaaaaaaaaaggagattCGTTGTTGCCAAACATTTTATACACATAACATCTACATCTAGTTGCGCtgacgttaaaaaaaaatgaattcatcaGTGTTATGTTTGCGTGATTAAAAGTATCCTTTTTTATTACGCGAAACCCTCAAATTAATCGGAGGTTTCCttatattgtattcattttgTGACTTTAAATCcttcttatttttatgtttatttactcaCAAAGaacatctttcttttctttagaTCAAAAATTTCGCATACacatagaattttaatatatgtttttcacgaTTTGTATTAATCCTTATCCGGAATAAAACGTCGTTGCTTATGATTTTTTCTTAAGGGTTCAATGAGTCTTATTTTGAAAACTCATGCAATACTATACAAATTTacattgagaaaaaaaaaaaaaaatttctacatgAAGTTTTGCTACAGTTAATTGAATGAAggagttattaaaaattttactttgtttccTTAACATTGAAAAATCTTCCGTTTGATTATAACGACAAAATTAAGTTGAGTGGATGAAATTGAGGACGGTTATCGAATTCATTGAACCACGTATCTATTCTTGAAGAAGATAATATTGAGATGTGTCTTGCATTGTGTTTTCTCTGTTGTACGTTTAgcaggaaaagaaaattttatgaataagaTTTTAACCTACTAGAACAGTTTTAACTTAcgttaagttttttttttttaacctgtattaaattaaatgttagtGATATAGAAACAAATGGAATTAATTGTAGTTACCGTGTAGTTAATGTATTGAATTTGGAAGTATTATAAAGGTAAAATATAACCAAAAGTATAAAGGTAATGTAGACTAAAAGAATAAGCCTTACACAGTATACtacgaaaaaatttgtttgataaaaatctgtaaatttcttatataattgcttaattaAGTTATCGTCCGTAGCCTTTCGGTTTTTACatataagaatttaaaataaatgtgttaTATTAAACTCACGTTAATTGGGATGTGGACTATCTGAGAAGAAGTGGTAGAAAGTAAATTAAGAaagttatcgttatcgttgaCTTCATTGTATGGGGAAAATTCATCagttctgtattttttattttaaatatttaaatatattatacactaATAATTTCACTTACTTTAGACGAAATCCTATAATAGAATGGGATGGTTTgctaacaaaaaaaacatttactttttgtaaaaatatatctccAAAAATCCAAGGTAACTCGTTAGGTCCAGATCGTATGTTGATTTGGCAGACTGCATTTAAGAAATCTAAATTTTTGAAAGCTGTGTTTTTGGATCTAGATTTTTCTAGTGTAGTGTTATAATGGGTGATACTATTGCCACTGATGCGTGTAACGTAGTCTTCAggtgaaaaaatgattttgtaaaAGGATAGTTTGGAGTTGCGTTTATGAAACAATTGGTTACGAGAAAAAATGGTCGAAGGGATTTTCAATTCTAGTGAATTAAAATACGAGTAGGTTGAACAGGGGCATTGTAGTAGCTTGGTAATTGGATCTACCTACGAAAgaacaaatcaaaatattgttttgagcgtttaagaaaaataaataaagtaaatatcgtttgttagcaaaataaaatgtaagtggACTTTCTAATCATTAACATTAAGTCTAGTATATAAGAAAAGGCTACCCAACAGAAACGTTGTAAATCAGTAGGAATTAAGGCAGATATAATCTCCTACACATCATAGTATGACAATGAGTCGAAATTTTATtgagttatttaaaattcactgTGTAATGGTTCTCGGGTATGGCTATGAATGATGTACCGGAATCCACTAttccaaatataaaaagattcaTGTACGCGTGGCTATTCAAATTATGGGTTTTAtgcttttttctttcattattaaCTAGGGAAACAAAAGCTTTAAACGTCCAGGCATAAGGAGTTTTATTTACGACAGATGTCCATCTAGAAGatcaaatttaacaataaatgaatgaacaggAAGCTACTGCTGTACAATAACATACGCGAATCCTTTGATTTggtcaaaatatattttattcgtataaaaaataatttcggaAATGCTTTTTGGattttttgataaatgaaatgcaaatttaaCTGCTTCACCTTTATTAACTTCAATTAATCTATTTAAATTCAGTGTATAaacattgtattataaatttggaTGTAACGGTGTTTACGAGTTACTTAGAAAATACTGAAGAATTATACCGTGAATCTTGTGATATTCCAAGGCCAATAACGCCATCAAATCTTACGCCTACGAGTAGATTGCAATAaaaacttgtatattttttcacttGTCTTGAAACAGTTATACACGTCATGTATACAAAGTTAATCAATACcttgtaaattttgttcttggttaactaaaataaattgttggaCGCCCAGCATTAAACGGCCAATACTCATGTTATCTTGTGCTAAGATCCCACTAACGGTTCCTTTACCATATGTGACACTAATGTTTACTCTGGgttctataaatttaaatgtagtcGAGGCTCTTATAACGTAAATTCAAGTAatcaaaaaaagaatagatGTATTTACTATTAGGTTGTTAAAATGCCtacgttttattaaaagacgTAGTCGTTGAACACTTGGTCTGATTCTCATTACAATCAGGTGCTGAGACCCAAGTATGACTTGAACCCGTATCAAACATTATTCGTAATAATTGTGGAGGATGACCGATTTGCACCAAACCAAACTGTGCCGTAATGtataaattagaatattaacaGTCAATATGTTAAGCTTACGTATTGAATGTTTGCGAAATTTTCCAAGGGAAGGGAATTCATTACATGATTTAAAGTATTATAAGTATTATCTGTTatcattcaatatttgtttttttaaaatggaattgCATGATTAAacgtttttcaatgaatttttttttcttagtttgcttaaatttatattatagtattatcaatttttacctGATATAATGTGTTTgtcttgaaaataatattgctttgtgtgtaatttattcttattgacattttctaaaatgttgCAGTTTTGTTATTGTGTTAAAAGGACAAAGAgacaaaagaataaaaaatgatttattacgTAGACTTAAAGATTGATTTTTCAGTTTACCTGCAAGAATATCATACACAGAATCATTGctttttgactttttttttaacgtcgcATTTGTAAAGGAAGTATTCTTATCAAAAGATTTTGCTTTATAATGTATAgttgtattttgaaaaagaaaatcatcgGAATCGTGAACGTGACGAGTTTCATTGGGTTTTAAAAATGAGCCCATTGTATATGTTGTATCTGACACCTAACCATGCTCAACTTGTGTTTCACAACAATAAAACTTCCTTACGTTAGTATTCATTATATGAGGAAACAAGGTCAAGGGAAATCTCCCCGAATGTATATGTTGGTGGTTGTGCTTGTGAGAATTATTAGCGCTTGTGTTTTTCGTGGCAGTTGCAGACACTTCATTCAACATCATCAATAATTGTTGCTGTGACAATATATCTTCAGAATTTTGAATACATAAGACGATAGCAATAGCAGCGTTATAGTACATAAAGTATAGATAGTACATCATCgtgtgtttaaataaattattcattacaaACCTGCGGGAGGGACTGCTACTACAGCTTACTAAACAAAATGCTGGTATCACAAATGATAAACTTTTACGTTCTGCCGAAAAATGTGTGTAAAATGAAGtattcttttttccattttttttaaacgaaaaaacacCAAAACTACAATCACATCAGTATCCGTTAAAATGATAAGTGTGACTTGGAAACATGTATGGTAGTAAGACTTTATTTTAgtaacgttttaaaaaagcatACCAATAAGCTACAAAACAGTTGAGATAATTCattatgatattataaaaaaagacatAAAGCAAAATATcctaagaattattttctattataaagaCAAAATATAGACGGGGTAAGTTAAGGAAAGGCAAAGCTGTTGATGTCTAGCTTTGTTAGGGAAACGTTTAACAGTTTTATGATAATCCAGTGTCAATTTCCATCATGCTAAATAGTGTTTTAATACTCGGATGTAATTCAACAAGAGATCTAAATCGAGATTCAAGACACGGATCTTGTAAAACTTGAGGACTCTAAATGCGTTTTAATTTAGTTAAGca
Coding sequences within:
- the LOC128882926 gene encoding uncharacterized protein LOC128882926 translates to MNSLPLENFANIQYFGLVQIGHPPQLLRIMFDTGSSHTWVSAPDCNENQTKCSTTTSFNKTASTTFKFIEPRVNISVTYGKGTVSGILAQDNMSIGRLMLGVQQFILVNQEQNLQGVRFDGVIGLGISQDSRYNSSVFSKLIEVNKGEAVKFAFHLSKNPKSISEIIFYTNKIYFDQIKGFAWTSVVNKTPYAWTFKAFVSLVNNERKKHKTHNLNSHAYMNLFIFGIVDSGTSFIAIPENHYTEIISALIPTDLQRFCWVDPITKLLQCPCSTYSYFNSLELKIPSTIFSRNQLFHKRNSKLSFYKIIFSPEDYVTRISGNSITHYNTTLEKSRSKNTAFKNLDFLNAVCQINIRSGPNELPWIFGDIFLQKVNVFFVSKPSHSIIGFRLKTDEFSPYNEVNDNDNFLNLLSTTSSQIVHIPINATDDNLIKQLYKKFTDFYQTNFFVVYCVRLILLVYITFILLVIFYLYNTSKFNTLTTRLKKKNLTENTMQDTSQYYLLQE